In a single window of the Arachis hypogaea cultivar Tifrunner chromosome 6, arahy.Tifrunner.gnm2.J5K5, whole genome shotgun sequence genome:
- the LOC112697370 gene encoding strigolactones hydrolase CXE15-like, translated as MASNTGKKVVEEVSGFLRVYDDGTVDRTWTGPPQAQILLNPVPPHQEFINGVATKDLIINPQTGLKARIYLPETTTEQPTNKLPLLLHFHGGGYCITQPDWFMYYHFYTNLVRKARAPCVSVYLPLAPEHKLPAASDAALASLMWIRSLALAESCEPWLTTDILDFKRVFLIGDSAGGNIVHDVAARAGCTDIEPVRLVGGLILCPGFLRSGPIKSYMESEESTMLTRDMVDKLMDLAVPEPSATTKDHPIISPMGPQAPLLAGLRLPAMLVAVGEKDLMRDTQLEYCEAMKDAGKEVEVVVFDSMPHCFYLDKIGMELDARLAEETERLIERVVDFIRSH; from the coding sequence ATGGCTTCTAACACCGGCAAGAAAGTTGTGGAAGAGGTTTCCGGCTTCTTACGGGTGTACGACGACGGCACAGTAGACCGTACATGGACTGGGCCGCCACAGGCCCAGATTCTTTTGAATCCAGTCCCACCACATCAAGAATTCATCAACGGCGTTGCCACCAAAGACCTCATCATAAACCCACAAACTGGCTTAAAGGCGCGCATATACCTTCCCGAAACAACAACAGAACAACCGACAAATAAGCTTCCCCTCCTTCTCCATTTTCATGGCGGGGGATACTGTATAACCCAACCCGACTGGTTCATGTACTATCACTTCTATACCAACCTCGTGCGCAAGGCACGTGCTCCGTGCGTGTCAGTGTACTTGCCCTTAGCTCCAGAACACAAGCTTCCGGCGGCAAGCGACGCAGCACTTGCGTCACTCATGTGGATTCGTTCTTTAGCTCTAGCCGAGTCGTGTGAGCCATGGCTGACGACGGATATTCTTGATTTCAAGCGAGTTTTTCTTATTGGCGACAGTGCCGGTGGAAACATTGTTCATGACGTGGCAGCTCGAGCAGGGTGTACGGACATCGAGCCAGTGAGGTTGGTCGGCGGGTTGATCTTGTGCCCTGGCTTTCTACGTTCAGGGCCTATTAAGTCTTACATGGAAAGCGAAGAGTCAACGATGTTGACTAGAGATATGGTCGACAAGCTGATGGATTTGGCGGTGCCGGAGCCAAGTGCAACCACCAAGGATCACCCGATTATAAGCCCGATGGGTCCACAAGCACCGCTGCTGGCGGGGCTGAGGCTGCCGGCGATGCTTGTTGCCGTTGGCGAGAAGGATTTGATGCGTGACACGCAGTTGGAGTACTGTGAGGCCATGAAAGATGCGGGGAAGGAGGTGGAGGTTGTGGTGTTTGATTCGATGCCGCATTGCTTCTATTTGGATAAAATTGGCATGGAGTTGGATGCGAGACTGGCTGAGGAGACTGAAAGGCTAATTGAAAGGGTCGTTGACTTCATTAGGAGTCATTAA